From the genome of Fusobacterium varium, one region includes:
- the rd gene encoding Rubredoxin — MKKYECKVCGYIYDPVEGDPDSGIAPGTAFEDIPDDWVCPLCGVGKDDFEAI, encoded by the coding sequence ATGAAAAAATATGAGTGCAAAGTATGTGGATATATTTATGATCCAGTAGAAGGAGATCCAGATAGTGGAATAGCTCCAGGAACAGCATTTGAAGACATTCCTGATGATTGGGTATGTCCTTTATGTGGAGTAGGAAAAGACGATTTTGAAGCAATCTAA
- the murE_1 gene encoding UDP-N-acetylmuramoyl-L-alanyl-D-glutamate--2,6-diaminopimelate ligase: MGEIAERLSDIAIVTSDNPRTEDPHKIVEQVLEGMKGKNHIVEEDRDIAISKAVKLAEAKDIILIAGKGHETYQILGRKKIHFDDREIARREIVKKKKMK; this comes from the coding sequence ATGGGAGAAATAGCTGAAAGATTGAGTGATATTGCAATAGTAACATCAGATAATCCAAGAACAGAAGATCCTCATAAAATAGTAGAACAAGTACTGGAAGGAATGAAAGGAAAAAATCATATTGTAGAGGAGGATAGAGATATTGCTATATCTAAGGCTGTAAAGTTAGCAGAAGCAAAAGATATTATTCTTATTGCAGGAAAGGGTCATGAAACTTATCAAATATTAGGTAGAAAAAAAATACACTTTGATGATAGAGAAATAGCTAGAAGAGAGATAGTAAAAAAGAAAAAGATGAAATAA
- the ung gene encoding Uracil-DNA glycosylase: MVNLGNDWDEILKNEFTKEYYQKLRKFLITEYKTEIIYPKMENIFSALKLTSYKDCKVLILGQDPYHGPNQAHGLAFSVNIGIKTPPSLQNMYKELRDELGLYVPNNGYLVPWAEQGILLLNTALTVRAGAANSHSKIGWEIFTDNIIKYLNDREDPVIFVLWGGNARKKKSFINTDKHYILEAAHPSPLSAHNGFFGCGHFKKINEILSNLGKKEINWQIENV, from the coding sequence ATGGTAAATCTAGGAAATGACTGGGACGAAATACTAAAAAATGAATTTACAAAGGAATATTATCAAAAATTGAGAAAATTTCTGATAACAGAATATAAAACTGAGATTATTTATCCTAAAATGGAAAATATATTTTCAGCATTAAAACTTACTAGTTATAAAGATTGTAAAGTATTGATTTTAGGGCAAGATCCATACCATGGACCTAATCAGGCACATGGGTTAGCATTTTCAGTGAATATTGGAATAAAAACTCCTCCTTCACTTCAAAATATGTACAAAGAACTTAGAGATGAATTGGGATTATATGTGCCAAATAATGGATATCTTGTTCCTTGGGCAGAGCAGGGTATACTTCTTTTAAATACTGCTCTTACAGTAAGAGCAGGAGCAGCAAACTCTCATTCAAAAATAGGCTGGGAAATATTTACAGATAATATAATTAAATATCTAAATGATAGAGAAGATCCAGTTATATTTGTTTTGTGGGGAGGAAATGCAAGAAAGAAAAAATCTTTTATTAATACAGATAAACACTATATACTTGAAGCAGCACATCCAAGTCCTCTATCTGCTCACAATGGTTTTTTTGGTTGTGGTCATTTTAAGAAAATAAATGAAATATTGAGTAATTTAGGTAAGAAAGAAATCAACTGGCAGATAGAAAATGTATAA
- a CDS encoding HD domain — protein sequence MKDDILYWKLALLHDCGKGKTTFLKRMKKVVIGDRKLEGHTENAYGKLKKINKELAQLCRIHHDKSDDIKMKEFQKLDDK from the coding sequence TTGAAAGATGATATTTTATACTGGAAGCTTGCTCTTCTCCACGACTGTGGGAAGGGTAAAACTACATTTCTAAAAAGAATGAAAAAAGTTGTAATTGGTGATAGAAAGCTTGAAGGTCATACAGAGAATGCTTATGGGAAATTAAAAAAAATAAATAAAGAGTTAGCTCAATTATGCAGAATACATCATGATAAAAGTGATGATATAAAAATGAAAGAATTTCAAAAATTAGATGATAAGTAA
- a CDS encoding tRNA pseudouridine synthase A, whose product MDIRTIEKSKKWGYMFYISYNGQKFQSFDEINGKKSVKGKFKDIMEKVGFTWAKGIQQAGRTDAKVSANENILYVSSNFNGDINKIQEKFNKNSDDELKVTMVKKTFPNIIFPDMIEKREYIYSYPEKLIKNTEKEIEKLCKELSGIYDVSEFTDKKGLELKEHIREVKITYERGKLRFLGSSFMPKQVRIMSGYILTGKKSLLWENI is encoded by the coding sequence ATGGATATAAGAACAATAGAAAAAAGTAAAAAATGGGGATATATGTTTTATATCTCATACAATGGGCAAAAATTTCAATCTTTTGATGAAATAAATGGGAAAAAAAGTGTAAAAGGAAAATTTAAAGATATAATGGAGAAAGTAGGATTTACTTGGGCAAAAGGGATACAACAGGCAGGAAGAACTGATGCTAAAGTAAGTGCAAATGAAAACATTCTCTATGTCAGCAGTAATTTTAATGGTGATATAAATAAAATACAGGAAAAATTTAATAAAAATTCTGATGATGAATTGAAAGTTACTATGGTAAAAAAAACTTTTCCTAATATTATATTTCCAGATATGATAGAGAAAAGAGAATATATATATTCATATCCTGAAAAACTTATTAAAAATACAGAAAAAGAAATAGAAAAACTTTGTAAAGAACTTAGTGGAATATATGATGTAAGTGAATTTACTGATAAGAAAGGACTTGAGCTTAAAGAACATATAAGAGAAGTGAAAATTACATATGAAAGAGGAAAATTAAGATTTTTAGGAAGTTCATTTATGCCTAAACAAGTAAGAATAATGTCAGGATATATACTTACAGGAAAAAAGAGCCTCTTATGGGAAAATATCTGA
- the mscS_2 gene encoding Small-conductance mechanosensitive channel: protein MHALVESFFTDILGVLPELVIRGLVLIVLFIAWPKLLGMVLTTYKKTLEKKKVDPLLESFTVSLLKTLAYIALFFVVVSVIGIKATSLVTVLGTAGIAVGLALQGSLSNLAGGVLILFFKQFSKGDYISNNGGIEGTVDQIHILYTTLITVDNKVIVVPNGQLANNAIINYSKKSERRLDMVFSVSYDTPTDKTKELLRQIAENHPAVLKDKAMTIRMVKQNASSLDFNFRVWVKSSDYWDTMYDFNEEVKRVFDENGIEIPYQKIDIYNRTEK, encoded by the coding sequence ATGCATGCATTAGTAGAAAGTTTTTTTACGGATATTTTGGGAGTTCTTCCAGAATTGGTAATAAGAGGATTGGTTCTGATAGTTTTATTTATAGCTTGGCCTAAACTTTTAGGAATGGTTTTAACAACTTATAAAAAGACACTTGAAAAGAAAAAAGTAGATCCTTTACTTGAAAGTTTTACTGTTTCTTTACTTAAAACTCTTGCTTATATAGCTTTATTTTTTGTAGTAGTGAGTGTAATAGGAATAAAAGCAACATCTCTTGTTACAGTTTTAGGTACTGCTGGTATCGCAGTTGGTTTGGCTTTACAAGGAAGTTTATCTAATCTGGCTGGAGGAGTTCTTATACTTTTTTTCAAACAGTTTTCAAAAGGAGATTATATATCTAATAATGGTGGAATAGAAGGTACAGTAGATCAGATACATATTCTTTACACTACTCTTATAACAGTAGATAATAAAGTAATTGTAGTTCCTAATGGACAACTTGCAAATAATGCAATAATAAATTATTCTAAAAAATCAGAGAGAAGATTAGATATGGTATTTTCTGTATCATATGATACTCCTACAGATAAAACTAAAGAATTATTAAGACAAATAGCTGAAAATCATCCAGCAGTTTTAAAAGATAAAGCTATGACTATAAGAATGGTTAAACAAAATGCAAGTTCCCTTGATTTTAATTTTAGAGTATGGGTAAAAAGTTCAGATTATTGGGATACAATGTATGACTTTAATGAGGAAGTAAAAAGAGTTTTTGATGAAAATGGTATAGAAATTCCATATCAGAAAATTGATATATACAATAGAACTGAAAAGTAG
- the kdsD gene encoding Arabinose 5-phosphate isomerase KdsD, which produces MDIINYAKEVFDSEIEELKIVRDKINREIIEVVEEILKSEGKVVVTGIGKSGLIGKKIAATLASTGTHSVFMNSAEGLHGDLGMISKEDVVIAISNSGNSDEIVAILPSIKKIGAKIVAMTGNRNSKLGREADYILNIGVKREGCPLNLAPMSSTTSTLVMGDALAAILIKKRDFKPENFALYHPGGSLGKRLLMKVRDVMHKEDMLPLCDKESIIDDVILTMTDKRLGAVCVMNGDLMVGIITEGDIRRALKRREEFFGFKAKDIMTRNFTKVDSESMAIDALELMENRESQISVLPVFDKDKLVGMVRVHDLLNVVGR; this is translated from the coding sequence ATGGATATAATTAATTATGCCAAAGAAGTTTTTGATTCAGAAATAGAAGAATTGAAAATAGTGAGAGATAAAATAAACAGAGAAATAATAGAAGTAGTGGAAGAAATTTTGAAGTCAGAGGGAAAAGTAGTAGTAACAGGTATCGGAAAATCAGGGTTGATTGGTAAAAAAATAGCTGCTACACTTGCTTCTACTGGAACACATTCAGTATTTATGAATTCAGCAGAGGGACTTCATGGAGATCTTGGAATGATATCTAAAGAAGATGTAGTTATAGCTATATCAAATAGTGGAAATAGTGATGAAATAGTTGCTATACTTCCATCTATCAAGAAAATAGGTGCTAAGATAGTTGCAATGACAGGAAACAGAAATTCAAAACTTGGAAGAGAAGCAGACTATATATTAAATATAGGGGTAAAGAGAGAGGGATGCCCTCTTAACCTTGCACCAATGTCTTCTACTACAAGTACATTAGTAATGGGAGATGCTCTTGCAGCTATTCTCATAAAAAAAAGAGATTTCAAACCAGAGAATTTTGCATTGTATCATCCAGGTGGAAGTCTTGGAAAAAGACTTTTGATGAAGGTAAGAGATGTTATGCATAAAGAAGATATGCTTCCTTTATGTGATAAAGAAAGTATAATAGATGATGTAATATTAACAATGACAGATAAAAGACTTGGAGCTGTCTGTGTAATGAATGGGGATTTGATGGTTGGAATAATCACAGAGGGAGATATAAGAAGAGCTTTAAAAAGAAGAGAAGAATTTTTTGGTTTTAAAGCAAAGGATATAATGACAAGAAATTTTACTAAAGTAGATAGTGAAAGTATGGCAATAGATGCTTTGGAACTTATGGAAAATAGAGAAAGTCAGATATCGGTTCTTCCTGTATTTGATAAGGATAAACTAGTAGGAATGGTAAGAGTACATGACCTTCTAAATGTTGTAGGAAGATAA
- the murE_2 gene encoding UDP-N-acetylmuramoyl-L-alanyl-D-glutamate--L-lysine ligase yields the protein MEKFLNGLEYEILKDVVKEEEYTGIEYDSRKIKTGNIFVALEGAVSDGHNYIEQAVKNGAKCILVSKKIEAVFPVKYIWIKDLRRKLGVLASNFYNWPQKKLKIIGITGTNGKTTTTYLIESILGSDKTARIGTVEYKIGDEIIEAPNTTPESLDIVKMCKKSVEKGMEYLVMEVSSHALALGRVDMLEFDVSMFTNLTLDHLDFHKTMEDYFQAKRKLFTMMKKGCEKNCVINIDDLYGKRLSSEFGGISYGMHNEGRVRGKILEFHGDGQEVEINIDNFSTKIKLAILGRYNVYNVLGALSIALLLGIERDIILDKIKELKGAPGRYELVNCGQDFTVIVDYSHTGDALENILKSINELKKGK from the coding sequence ATGGAAAAATTTCTTAATGGACTGGAATATGAAATTTTAAAAGATGTAGTTAAAGAGGAAGAATATACTGGAATAGAGTATGATTCTAGAAAAATAAAAACTGGAAATATATTTGTTGCCTTGGAAGGTGCTGTATCTGATGGGCATAATTATATAGAACAGGCAGTGAAAAATGGAGCTAAATGTATTTTAGTATCTAAAAAAATAGAAGCTGTCTTTCCAGTGAAATATATTTGGATCAAAGATCTAAGAAGAAAATTAGGAGTGTTAGCTTCTAATTTTTATAATTGGCCTCAAAAAAAATTAAAGATTATAGGAATAACAGGAACAAATGGAAAAACAACAACAACTTACCTGATAGAATCTATATTAGGAAGTGATAAAACAGCAAGAATAGGAACTGTTGAATATAAAATAGGAGATGAAATAATAGAAGCTCCTAATACAACTCCTGAATCTTTAGATATAGTAAAGATGTGTAAAAAGTCTGTAGAAAAGGGAATGGAATATCTTGTGATGGAAGTGAGCTCTCATGCTCTTGCTCTTGGAAGAGTTGATATGCTTGAATTTGATGTGAGTATGTTCACTAATCTCACTTTAGATCATCTTGATTTTCATAAAACAATGGAAGATTACTTTCAAGCAAAAAGAAAACTTTTTACAATGATGAAAAAAGGTTGCGAAAAAAATTGTGTTATTAATATAGATGATTTATATGGAAAAAGACTTTCTTCAGAATTTGGTGGAATATCTTATGGTATGCATAATGAAGGAAGAGTAAGAGGAAAAATACTTGAATTTCATGGCGATGGACAGGAAGTAGAGATTAATATAGATAACTTTTCAACAAAAATAAAACTAGCTATACTGGGAAGATATAATGTATACAATGTACTTGGAGCATTATCAATAGCATTGCTTTTAGGAATTGAAAGAGATATTATTTTAGATAAGATAAAAGAATTAAAAGGAGCACCAGGAAGATATGAGTTGGTAAACTGTGGACAGGATTTTACAGTGATAGTTGATTATTCTCACACAGGGGATGCTCTTGAAAATATATTAAAAAGTATAAATGAATTGAAAAAAGGAAAATAA
- the kdsA gene encoding 2-dehydro-3-deoxyphosphooctonate aldolase, whose amino-acid sequence MLVSEVKKVKVGKNIEIGGNNRFTLIAGPCVIESEELVMEVAGKVKEICDRLGINYIFKASFDKANRSSIHSYRGPGIEEGLRILKKVKDTYGLPVVTDVHEVWQCKKAAEVVDLIQIPAFLCRQTDLLIAAAETGLPVNVKKGQFLAPWDMKNVVTKMEESGNPNVMLCERGSTFGYNNMVVDMRSFMEMRKFGYPVVFDVTHAVQKPGGLGTATSGDREYVYPLMRAGLAIGVDAIFAEVHPNPEKAMSDGPNMLYLSDLEEILKMAVKIDDLVKGR is encoded by the coding sequence ATGCTGGTAAGTGAAGTAAAGAAAGTTAAAGTAGGAAAAAATATAGAGATTGGTGGCAATAATAGATTCACTTTGATAGCAGGTCCATGTGTAATAGAATCTGAAGAATTGGTGATGGAGGTAGCAGGAAAAGTAAAGGAAATATGTGACAGATTAGGAATAAACTACATATTTAAAGCTTCTTTTGATAAAGCTAACAGATCATCTATTCATTCATATAGAGGACCTGGGATAGAAGAAGGGCTTAGAATACTGAAAAAAGTAAAAGATACATATGGACTTCCAGTAGTAACAGATGTACATGAAGTATGGCAATGTAAAAAAGCAGCAGAAGTAGTAGACCTTATACAGATACCGGCATTTTTATGCAGACAGACAGATTTGCTCATAGCAGCAGCTGAAACAGGGCTTCCTGTAAATGTAAAAAAAGGACAATTTCTTGCTCCATGGGATATGAAAAATGTAGTAACTAAAATGGAGGAAAGTGGAAATCCAAATGTTATGCTTTGTGAAAGAGGGAGCACATTTGGGTACAATAATATGGTAGTAGACATGAGATCTTTTATGGAAATGAGAAAATTTGGATATCCAGTAGTATTTGATGTAACTCATGCAGTACAAAAACCAGGAGGATTGGGAACAGCTACTTCTGGAGATAGAGAATATGTTTATCCTCTAATGAGGGCAGGACTTGCAATAGGTGTAGATGCAATATTTGCAGAGGTGCACCCAAATCCAGAAAAAGCTATGTCAGATGGTCCTAATATGCTTTATTTATCTGACCTTGAAGAGATACTAAAAATGGCAGTTAAAATAGATGATCTTGTAAAAGGAAGATAA
- the guaB gene encoding Inosine-5'-monophosphate dehydrogenase, protein MNGKIVKEAITFDDVLLVPAKSDVLPHEVSLKTNLTKDIVLNVPVLSAAMDTVTESDLAIALARQGGIGFIHKNMSIADQAAEVDRVKRIESGMIRNPVTLKEDCTVGFAEDLMRRYKISGLPVIEDDGKLIGIVTNRDIKYHKDMEQLVGEIMTKENLITAPVGTTLEQAKEVLLSNRIEKLPITDESGYLKGLITIKDIDNLVEYPNACKDAHGTLRVGAAVGIGADTLERVEALVRAGVDIITVDSAHGHSAGVIRKIREIREAFPDLNLIGGNIVTAEAALDLIAAGVNAVKVGIGPGSICTTRVVAGVGVPQLTAVNDVYQVCKDRGIGVIADGGIKLSGDIVKALAAGADCVMLGGLLAGTKEAPGEEIILEGRRYKIYVGMGSIVAMKRGSKDRYFQNDAQKLVPEGIEGRIAYKGNLKDVVFQLCGGIRAGMGYCGTRTIEDLKINGRFIKITGAGLKESHPHDITITKEAPNYSK, encoded by the coding sequence ATGAACGGAAAAATAGTAAAAGAAGCTATTACATTTGATGATGTACTATTGGTGCCTGCAAAATCAGACGTTTTACCACATGAGGTAAGCCTGAAAACTAACTTAACAAAGGACATAGTACTTAATGTACCAGTTCTTAGTGCAGCAATGGATACTGTAACTGAATCAGATTTAGCTATTGCTTTAGCAAGACAAGGTGGGATTGGATTTATTCATAAAAATATGAGTATAGCTGATCAGGCTGCTGAAGTAGACAGAGTAAAAAGAATTGAAAGTGGAATGATAAGAAATCCTGTAACTTTAAAAGAAGACTGTACAGTAGGGTTTGCTGAAGACTTAATGAGAAGATATAAAATATCAGGACTTCCAGTTATTGAAGATGATGGAAAGCTTATAGGTATAGTTACAAATAGAGATATAAAGTATCATAAAGATATGGAGCAGCTTGTTGGTGAAATAATGACTAAAGAAAATCTTATTACAGCTCCAGTAGGAACTACTTTAGAACAGGCAAAAGAAGTTCTTTTATCTAATAGAATAGAAAAACTTCCAATAACTGATGAGTCTGGATATTTAAAAGGTCTTATTACAATAAAAGATATAGATAATCTTGTGGAATATCCAAATGCTTGTAAAGATGCTCATGGAACTCTTAGAGTAGGGGCAGCAGTAGGGATTGGAGCAGATACTTTAGAAAGAGTAGAAGCTTTAGTAAGAGCAGGAGTGGATATTATTACTGTTGATTCTGCTCATGGACATTCAGCTGGAGTTATAAGAAAAATAAGAGAAATAAGAGAAGCTTTTCCAGATTTAAATTTAATTGGAGGAAATATAGTAACAGCTGAAGCTGCATTAGATCTTATAGCTGCAGGAGTAAATGCAGTAAAAGTAGGTATCGGACCAGGATCAATCTGTACAACAAGAGTTGTTGCAGGAGTAGGAGTTCCTCAGCTTACAGCTGTAAATGATGTATATCAAGTATGTAAAGATAGAGGAATAGGAGTAATAGCTGACGGAGGAATAAAACTTTCTGGAGATATAGTAAAAGCATTGGCTGCAGGAGCAGATTGTGTAATGCTTGGAGGGCTTTTAGCTGGAACTAAAGAAGCACCAGGAGAAGAGATTATTCTTGAGGGAAGAAGATATAAAATATATGTAGGAATGGGTTCTATTGTAGCAATGAAGAGAGGATCAAAAGACAGATATTTCCAAAATGATGCTCAAAAATTAGTTCCAGAAGGAATTGAAGGTCGTATTGCATACAAAGGAAATCTTAAAGATGTAGTGTTCCAGCTTTGTGGTGGAATTAGAGCAGGTATGGGATACTGTGGAACACGAACTATAGAAGATCTTAAAATAAATGGAAGATTTATAAAAATAACTGGAGCAGGTTTAAAAGAAAGCCACCCACATGATATTACTATAACTAAAGAGGCTCCAAACTATTCTAAATAG
- a CDS encoding B3/4 domain gives MKRFIIEDKVFEMFPHLEIGVLSFKNIDNIGTGKTQMLENVCKSLYERLASGDEAERYIKEYSLAMKKFKTKKGAKASIEAMASRILKGHILGSINPLVDIYNVICLKNLVTCGGEDIDKIEGDMVLCFAKGDEEFIPLGEEENKPPKEGELIYRDDKGAVVRGWLWREADRTKITENTKNALLYMELIDENRKEEFRKIVKDLEELVLQELGGQCKSAIIDKNISVCEIG, from the coding sequence ATGAAAAGATTTATTATTGAAGATAAAGTATTTGAAATGTTTCCTCATTTAGAAATAGGAGTATTATCTTTTAAAAATATTGATAATATAGGAACTGGAAAAACACAGATGTTAGAAAATGTTTGTAAATCACTTTATGAAAGATTGGCTTCTGGAGATGAAGCAGAGAGATATATAAAAGAATACAGTCTTGCTATGAAAAAATTTAAAACTAAAAAAGGAGCTAAAGCTTCAATAGAGGCAATGGCTTCAAGAATCCTGAAAGGACATATATTAGGTTCAATAAATCCTCTTGTAGATATATATAATGTAATATGCTTAAAAAACCTTGTTACATGTGGGGGAGAAGATATAGATAAGATAGAAGGAGATATGGTACTGTGTTTTGCTAAAGGAGATGAGGAATTTATACCTTTAGGAGAAGAGGAAAATAAACCACCTAAAGAAGGTGAACTTATATATAGAGATGATAAGGGAGCAGTAGTGAGAGGCTGGCTTTGGCGAGAAGCAGACAGAACAAAAATAACAGAGAATACTAAAAATGCTCTTCTTTATATGGAATTAATAGATGAAAACAGAAAGGAAGAATTTAGAAAAATAGTCAAAGACTTGGAAGAACTTGTACTTCAAGAATTGGGAGGTCAATGCAAATCAGCTATAATAGATAAAAATATTTCTGTATGTGAAATAGGATAA
- a CDS encoding MORN repeat variant, translating to MKKRTRIIIFLSVISMYSLQIFADELREIKTLDEINKGTTSRTNVSKPVSNINNELKPLEKLNTSEKKEEVKTETVIAEKSAESEIKLTDAQKALQKSGIRILDISKKVHGDNKLVYAQGEDKPFTGEFGLFIGDIIEYSEAYVDGKLNGNKIWYSDEGNIIMTESYVNEKLNGEQRSYYSDGSIKAITKYKNNRVTGIEFYAQDGKLLHKSDMSTGTGEWKFFWDNGKLLEEGKYKNWVKDGTWKRYQEDGTVDSIAVYENGRLKSQTWN from the coding sequence GTGAAAAAAAGGACAAGGATAATTATTTTTTTATCAGTCATATCCATGTATAGTTTACAGATTTTTGCTGATGAACTTAGAGAGATAAAAACTCTAGATGAAATCAATAAAGGAACAACATCAAGAACCAATGTATCAAAACCTGTATCAAATATAAATAATGAGCTGAAACCTTTAGAAAAACTGAATACATCAGAAAAAAAAGAAGAGGTAAAAACTGAAACAGTTATTGCAGAAAAAAGTGCTGAAAGTGAAATTAAATTAACTGATGCACAAAAAGCACTTCAAAAAAGTGGAATAAGAATATTAGATATTAGTAAAAAAGTTCATGGAGATAATAAACTTGTCTATGCTCAAGGAGAAGATAAGCCTTTTACTGGAGAGTTTGGACTGTTCATTGGAGATATTATCGAATATAGTGAAGCTTATGTTGATGGAAAACTGAATGGCAACAAGATATGGTATTCTGATGAAGGGAATATTATTATGACAGAAAGCTATGTGAATGAAAAATTAAACGGGGAGCAAAGGTCATACTATTCAGATGGAAGTATAAAGGCAATAACAAAATATAAAAACAATAGAGTAACAGGGATTGAATTTTATGCCCAAGATGGAAAGCTTCTTCATAAAAGTGATATGAGTACAGGGACTGGAGAATGGAAATTTTTCTGGGATAATGGAAAGTTATTGGAAGAAGGGAAATATAAAAATTGGGTTAAAGATGGTACATGGAAAAGATACCAAGAAGATGGAACCGTTGACAGCATAGCTGTTTATGAAAATGGGAGATTGAAAAGTCAAACTTGGAATTAA
- a CDS encoding hybrid cluster protein-associated redox disulfide domain, whose translation MITKDMNILEAVQQYPVLADIFRKHGLGCVGCMIAAGETLGEGISAHGLDADAIIAEANELVAAQK comes from the coding sequence ATGATAACTAAAGATATGAACATTCTTGAAGCAGTTCAACAATACCCTGTATTAGCAGATATATTCAGAAAACATGGATTAGGATGTGTAGGTTGTATGATAGCTGCTGGAGAAACTCTAGGAGAAGGAATTTCTGCTCATGGATTAGATGCAGATGCTATAATAGCTGAAGCTAATGAATTAGTAGCAGCACAAAAATAA
- a CDS encoding acetyltransferase, whose translation MEIDIKAAYNDLENIKLLFNEYTTMLGVNLTFQGYDEEIKNLPGKYALPYGRLYIAYYNNKAAGCIALRKFENDGCEMKRLFVRPEYRHLKIGKKLVDKIIEDARELKYKYMVLDTLSKLHEAVSLYRKSGFQEVEAYYENPLDNVLYFKLEL comes from the coding sequence ATGGAAATAGATATCAAAGCTGCTTATAATGATTTAGAAAATATAAAACTCCTTTTTAATGAATACACTACTATGCTTGGTGTTAATCTTACTTTTCAAGGATATGATGAAGAAATAAAAAACCTTCCTGGAAAGTATGCTCTCCCCTATGGAAGACTGTACATTGCATATTATAACAACAAAGCTGCTGGCTGTATAGCTTTAAGGAAATTTGAAAATGATGGTTGTGAAATGAAAAGACTATTTGTCAGACCTGAATATAGACATTTAAAAATAGGAAAGAAATTAGTAGATAAAATTATAGAAGATGCTCGAGAATTAAAATATAAATATATGGTGCTAGATACTCTTTCCAAGTTACATGAAGCCGTTTCTCTTTATAGAAAATCTGGCTTTCAAGAAGTTGAGGCTTATTATGAAAATCCTTTAGACAATGTATTATATTTTAAATTAGAGCTTTAA
- a CDS encoding Uncharacterized conserved protein — MFKYNRIFHKVELYKMYLGGVFMAGDKEKKGMIVFTKFSPYTVVDTKIENYKGEKYEIPRTVSLCRCGHSKNKPFCDGTHARGVEFNNEREEEKTRGAKGYTGDKIIVYFDKYICKHAAKCVKGYPEVFNTEKIPWIEMKNATDIEKLIKVIKNCPSGALSYQLEGGERETVYHDIEKITIEKNGSINITGGVKVIDDNNSEEILDSKEHYSLCRCGHSKHKPFCDGTHKHIKFNDEE, encoded by the coding sequence ATGTTTAAATATAATAGAATATTTCATAAAGTGGAACTTTATAAAATGTATTTAGGAGGAGTATTTATGGCAGGAGATAAAGAGAAAAAAGGAATGATAGTTTTTACAAAATTCAGTCCTTATACAGTTGTGGATACTAAAATAGAAAATTACAAAGGGGAAAAATATGAGATACCAAGGACAGTTTCATTATGTAGATGTGGGCACTCTAAAAATAAGCCTTTTTGTGACGGAACTCATGCTAGAGGAGTGGAATTTAATAATGAGAGAGAAGAGGAAAAAACTAGGGGAGCAAAAGGTTATACTGGTGATAAAATAATAGTTTATTTTGATAAGTATATATGTAAGCATGCTGCTAAATGTGTAAAAGGATATCCAGAAGTATTTAATACTGAGAAAATTCCTTGGATAGAAATGAAAAATGCAACAGACATAGAAAAATTAATAAAAGTGATAAAAAACTGTCCATCAGGAGCTCTTTCATATCAATTAGAAGGGGGAGAAAGGGAAACTGTTTATCATGATATAGAAAAAATAACTATTGAAAAAAATGGTTCTATCAATATTACTGGTGGGGTCAAAGTAATAGATGACAATAATTCTGAAGAAATATTGGATAGTAAAGAGCATTATTCATTATGTAGATGTGGACACTCTAAACATAAACCTTTTTGTGATGGAACACATAAACATATAAAATTTAATGATGAAGAATAA